A window of the Chloroflexota bacterium genome harbors these coding sequences:
- a CDS encoding phosphotransferase, translating into MNAARIRAALHAVGASPVDSSRIEHIARGTYRVRDGSRILACKLFDGRQAGERARTEGGAYAALAARGAPVPRLLALDEANAAIVREWVAGPTLAQALRGEAARPAWEQVSGAWDALLAALDAWTDAMDPARVRRAHSLRRSEVSEVAEALIGSGLLQQEDPAWKAAAEEIRQLADIIGSAAVRTVPLDLNPGNVILGPSGITFVDLEAFGLDSAEWSLCKATMLPHDSTSGRAGQALLAGQGDAPLPNTDSQFLAGALLLALADAAGLWRPEPAHPVGLTLVRRLCARTTIVPHLAAALV; encoded by the coding sequence GTGAATGCCGCGCGCATCCGCGCCGCCCTGCATGCAGTCGGCGCCTCTCCCGTGGACTCATCGAGGATCGAACACATCGCGCGGGGGACATACCGGGTGCGCGACGGTTCCCGAATTCTCGCCTGCAAGCTCTTCGACGGACGGCAGGCCGGCGAGCGAGCGCGCACGGAGGGCGGCGCTTATGCCGCCCTTGCCGCGCGCGGCGCGCCCGTTCCCCGGCTTCTCGCATTGGACGAAGCGAATGCGGCAATTGTCCGCGAATGGGTTGCGGGCCCCACCCTGGCACAGGCGTTGCGTGGCGAGGCGGCCCGGCCCGCGTGGGAGCAAGTATCGGGCGCCTGGGACGCATTGCTGGCGGCGCTCGACGCGTGGACCGACGCGATGGATCCCGCGCGCGTCAGGCGGGCGCACAGCCTCCGCCGCTCGGAGGTTTCAGAAGTCGCGGAGGCGCTCATCGGCTCGGGCCTCCTGCAGCAGGAGGACCCGGCGTGGAAAGCAGCCGCAGAGGAGATTCGCCAGCTTGCCGACATCATCGGTTCGGCCGCCGTCCGGACGGTGCCGCTCGATCTGAATCCGGGCAACGTCATCCTTGGCCCAAGCGGAATCACTTTCGTTGACCTGGAAGCCTTTGGACTTGATTCTGCCGAGTGGTCGTTATGTAAAGCCACAATGCTGCCGCACGATTCAACATCCGGTCGCGCCGGGCAGGCCCTCTTAGCCGGTCAAGGGGACGCTCCGCTTCCAAATACCGACTCGCAGTTTCTGGCCGGTGCCCTACTGCTCGCCCTCGCCGACGCCGCCGGCCTCTGGCGCCCCGAGCCAGCCCACCCCGTGGGTTTGACGCTCGTGCGGCGGCTCTGCGCGCGCACAACAATCGTTCCGCACCTTGCCGCCGCGCTGGTCTAG
- a CDS encoding NmrA family NAD(P)-binding protein — MAPANFSNPDGLRRSLEGADVLYNTYWVRFARGQTTFDRAVANSEALFTAAAQAGVGKIVHFSVTNAASDSRLPYFKGKGQVEEALRRVGVPHAILRPTLVFGEGDILVNNIAWALRRFPVFPVYGGGDFPVQPVYVGDLAEQAVAAGSQSGSSVADAAGPDTMSFEALLRLLIAALGVRRRLLHTPPTVGLALTALVGLLMRDVVLTRDEISGLMAGLLTSDAPPTGTTNLSSWLDRNADGLGRRYVSELGRNWRPFGR, encoded by the coding sequence GTGGCCCCGGCGAACTTCTCCAACCCGGACGGGCTGCGCCGCTCGCTCGAAGGAGCCGACGTCCTCTACAACACCTACTGGGTGCGGTTCGCGCGGGGCCAGACCACCTTCGATCGCGCCGTCGCCAACTCCGAGGCGCTGTTCACGGCGGCTGCGCAGGCGGGCGTCGGCAAGATCGTGCACTTCTCCGTCACCAATGCCGCGTCGGACTCCCGGCTGCCCTACTTCAAGGGCAAGGGACAGGTGGAAGAAGCACTGCGGCGCGTCGGCGTCCCCCACGCCATCCTCCGGCCGACCCTGGTCTTTGGGGAAGGCGACATCCTGGTCAACAACATCGCCTGGGCGCTGCGCCGCTTTCCGGTCTTCCCGGTCTACGGCGGCGGTGACTTTCCCGTGCAACCTGTGTACGTCGGAGACCTCGCGGAGCAGGCCGTGGCGGCCGGATCCCAAAGCGGCAGCTCTGTGGCCGACGCCGCCGGGCCGGACACGATGTCCTTCGAGGCACTGCTGCGCCTGCTGATTGCCGCCTTGGGCGTACGCAGGCGGTTGCTTCACACGCCCCCGACGGTCGGGCTCGCGCTGACCGCGCTGGTCGGTCTGCTGATGCGGGACGTGGTCCTCACCCGCGACGAGATTTCCGGACTCATGGCCGGTCTGCTGACATCGGATGCCCCACCAACCGGCACGACCAATCTGAGCAGCTGGCTCGACCGGAATGCGGACGGCCTCGGTCGGCGGTATGTATCCGAACTCGGGCGCAACTGGCGGCCCTTCGGCCGGTAG
- a CDS encoding DUF5069 domain-containing protein, with amino-acid sequence MSEGFQPRSRDLVIGGIPWIARMSDKARAKADGTIDDYIYPCPIDKRVLGELGISADEFMRIATASDTDAELVDGVREASKAVS; translated from the coding sequence ATGAGCGAAGGCTTCCAGCCGCGGTCGCGCGACCTGGTGATCGGCGGCATTCCCTGGATTGCCCGCATGTCGGACAAGGCTCGCGCCAAGGCCGACGGGACCATCGACGACTACATCTACCCGTGCCCCATTGACAAGCGCGTGCTGGGCGAGCTGGGGATTTCGGCGGATGAGTTCATGCGCATCGCCACCGCCAGCGACACGGACGCAGAGCTGGTCGACGGGGTGCGCGAGGCAAGCAAGGCCGTCAGCTAG
- a CDS encoding HNH endonuclease → MNEPVLLLNQNYEPLNVCRTRRAIVLLSKGKAELLENGRAPIYSVRQLYPRPSVIRMLYHVRRPRPTVRLSRREVFVRDRYRCQYCAETIIEPTVDHVVPRRLGGRRRWENLVTACRRCNLRKAGRTPREAGMRLLRQPRRPKSAIAHLVWHVAGGSVDPTWQPYLPQLELAAG, encoded by the coding sequence GTGAACGAACCGGTTCTGCTTCTCAATCAAAACTACGAGCCGCTCAACGTCTGCCGCACGCGTCGCGCCATCGTGTTGCTCAGCAAGGGCAAGGCCGAGCTGCTGGAGAACGGTCGGGCGCCGATTTACAGCGTGCGCCAGCTCTACCCGCGGCCCTCGGTCATTCGCATGCTTTACCACGTCCGCCGCCCGCGTCCGACGGTGCGGCTTAGCCGGCGTGAGGTCTTTGTGCGGGATCGCTATCGCTGTCAATACTGCGCCGAGACGATCATCGAGCCGACCGTGGACCATGTCGTGCCGCGGCGGCTTGGCGGTCGACGACGCTGGGAGAACCTGGTGACCGCGTGCCGCCGCTGCAATCTGCGCAAGGCCGGACGCACCCCGCGCGAGGCGGGCATGCGCCTCCTGCGCCAGCCACGCCGCCCGAAATCGGCGATTGCCCACCTGGTCTGGCACGTCGCCGGAGGCAGCGTCGACCCAACCTGGCAGCCCTATTTGCCCCAGCTGGAGTTGGCCGCCGGCTAA
- a CDS encoding UbiA prenyltransferase family protein: protein MTQLLAALSTTARPAQWLKNVVVLAPLVFAQRLTDGGDVLRAVAMFAIFCALSSGVYFINDAVDAERDRRNPHKARRPVAAGRLRRATAVATGVVLGALAVGLSALLGTGVVVVLGSYFALNVVYSLWLSRVAFLDGMAVAAGFVLRAIAGAVVISVPFSGWLILCTFLLTLLISLGKRRAELTQADAQARGLRRTWNDVPPEVVDAVIVLVGATVVVCYSIYSLAPETAEQFGGRGLVFTVPFVLYGIARFMLRAFSGEGVWDPTTVLLRDRGIQAAVVGWLAAAVIIIYWAGPWLSDLVS from the coding sequence ATGACCCAGCTACTGGCCGCGCTGTCGACGACCGCCCGGCCGGCCCAATGGCTCAAGAACGTCGTGGTGCTGGCGCCACTGGTCTTTGCGCAACGGCTCACGGACGGCGGCGACGTGCTGCGCGCCGTGGCCATGTTCGCCATCTTCTGCGCGCTGTCGTCCGGCGTGTATTTCATCAACGACGCGGTTGATGCCGAACGCGACCGTCGAAACCCCCACAAAGCGCGCCGGCCGGTGGCCGCGGGACGGCTGCGCCGTGCCACTGCCGTCGCAACCGGTGTCGTGTTGGGGGCGCTGGCCGTGGGGTTGTCCGCGCTGCTCGGCACCGGTGTCGTGGTCGTCCTCGGCAGCTATTTCGCGCTCAACGTGGTCTACAGCCTGTGGCTCTCGCGGGTGGCGTTCCTGGACGGCATGGCGGTAGCCGCGGGGTTCGTCCTCCGCGCCATCGCCGGAGCGGTCGTCATATCGGTTCCGTTTTCCGGCTGGCTCATCCTCTGCACGTTTCTCTTGACCCTGCTTATCTCGCTCGGCAAGCGGCGTGCCGAATTGACGCAGGCGGACGCGCAGGCTAGGGGCCTCCGGCGAACCTGGAACGACGTGCCGCCGGAAGTCGTCGACGCCGTGATCGTCCTGGTGGGCGCGACGGTGGTCGTCTGCTACTCGATTTACAGCCTCGCGCCGGAGACGGCGGAGCAGTTTGGCGGAAGGGGACTCGTCTTTACCGTGCCGTTCGTGCTGTATGGCATCGCGCGGTTCATGCTGCGCGCGTTCAGTGGCGAGGGCGTGTGGGACCCCACGACCGTGCTGCTGCGCGACCGCGGGATCCAGGCTGCCGTCGTCGGCTGGCTCGCCGCGGCGGTGATCATCATCTACTGGGCCGGTCCATGGCTCAGTGATCTGGTTTCGTAA
- a CDS encoding aconitate hydratase, giving the protein MTVIESTPALVADSYARARARLATVRERLDRPLTLAEKLLFGHLDDPSTQDLTPLESYLQIRPDRVAMQDATAQMALLQFMLAGRDTVAVPSTVHCDHLIRAHVGADADLQTALLENNEVYAFLKSVSARYGIGFWAPGSGIIHQVILENYAFPGGLIIGTDSHTPNAGGLGMLAIGVGGADAVDVMVDLPWETLQPHVIGVRLTGELNGWTAPKDVILKLAGILTTSGGTNRIIEYFGPGTRALACTGKSTITNMGAELGATTSVFAYDERMATYLRATERAELADLADANQDLLRADAEVERDPASFYEQVVEIDLSELEPHVVGPHRPDRARPVSALEAEVEAEGFAEQISAALLGSCTNSSYEDITRAADVARQASAAGLRASVPFLVTPGSEMVRATIERDGQLADLEAIGGSVLANACGPCIGQWRREDIEPDAAGGKALATNSIVTSFNRNFPRRNDGSPNTQAFITSPELTVAFALSGRLSFNPLTDSLAGNGLRLDPPEPAPDVPADGFTGRRHGYVPPPADAAGVEVSIAADSERLERLTPFGARSAEQFWSMPVLLRAVGQCTTDAISPAGPWLRYRGHLTRISDNMFTGANNAFADAPGAGRNVLTGAVEEPLAQVAKAYAAAGLAWVAVGDSNYGEGSSREHAAMSPRLFGAGAVVVRSFARIHETNLKKQGILPLTFVDPADYDRIQADDRVSLLDIDRLAPGRPLAARIEHADGSQEQIQLDHTLTDDQIEWFWAGSALNLLREHAGD; this is encoded by the coding sequence GTGACGGTGATCGAGTCGACCCCCGCGCTGGTCGCAGATTCCTACGCGCGTGCGCGCGCACGCCTGGCCACGGTCCGTGAACGACTCGACCGCCCGCTCACGCTGGCTGAAAAGCTGCTTTTCGGCCATCTCGACGACCCGTCCACCCAGGACCTGACGCCGCTGGAAAGCTATTTGCAGATTCGTCCCGACCGCGTGGCGATGCAGGACGCGACCGCGCAGATGGCCCTGCTGCAATTCATGCTCGCGGGTCGCGACACGGTGGCGGTTCCCTCGACCGTGCATTGCGATCACCTGATCCGGGCGCACGTGGGCGCCGACGCTGACCTTCAAACGGCGTTGCTCGAGAACAACGAGGTATATGCCTTCCTCAAGTCGGTCAGTGCACGATACGGCATCGGCTTCTGGGCGCCGGGCTCGGGAATCATTCACCAGGTCATCCTGGAAAACTACGCGTTTCCGGGCGGACTCATCATTGGCACCGATTCGCACACGCCCAACGCCGGCGGCCTGGGAATGCTGGCAATCGGCGTGGGCGGCGCGGACGCGGTGGATGTGATGGTCGATCTTCCCTGGGAGACGTTGCAACCCCACGTCATCGGCGTCCGGCTCACGGGCGAGCTCAACGGCTGGACCGCGCCGAAGGACGTGATTCTGAAGCTCGCGGGCATCCTCACCACGAGCGGCGGCACGAACCGGATCATCGAATACTTTGGACCAGGCACGCGCGCGCTGGCGTGCACCGGCAAGTCCACCATCACCAACATGGGTGCCGAGCTGGGCGCGACGACATCCGTGTTCGCCTACGACGAGCGCATGGCCACCTATCTGCGCGCGACCGAGCGCGCCGAGCTGGCCGATCTGGCCGACGCGAACCAGGATTTGCTGCGCGCCGACGCCGAGGTCGAGCGCGATCCCGCATCGTTCTATGAGCAGGTGGTCGAGATCGACCTCTCAGAGCTCGAGCCGCACGTCGTGGGGCCGCACCGGCCCGACCGGGCTCGGCCAGTCTCGGCACTGGAAGCCGAAGTTGAGGCCGAAGGCTTCGCCGAGCAGATCTCGGCCGCCCTGCTCGGCAGCTGCACCAACTCCTCCTATGAAGACATCACACGCGCCGCCGACGTGGCCCGGCAGGCGTCCGCCGCCGGTCTGCGCGCATCCGTGCCGTTTCTGGTCACGCCGGGATCCGAAATGGTGCGGGCGACGATCGAGCGTGACGGCCAGCTGGCCGACCTGGAAGCCATTGGCGGCAGCGTGCTCGCCAACGCCTGCGGCCCCTGCATTGGCCAATGGCGCCGCGAAGATATCGAGCCGGATGCCGCGGGCGGCAAGGCCCTGGCCACCAACTCCATCGTCACGTCCTTCAATCGCAACTTTCCCCGGCGCAACGACGGCAGCCCCAACACCCAGGCGTTCATCACCAGTCCCGAGCTCACGGTGGCGTTCGCGCTCAGCGGTCGTCTGTCATTCAATCCGCTCACCGACTCGCTCGCTGGCAACGGGCTGCGCCTCGACCCGCCCGAACCGGCTCCCGACGTGCCGGCGGACGGCTTCACCGGCCGGCGCCATGGCTATGTGCCGCCGCCGGCGGACGCCGCTGGGGTCGAGGTGTCGATCGCCGCGGACAGCGAACGGCTGGAACGGCTGACGCCGTTCGGAGCGCGATCGGCGGAGCAGTTTTGGTCCATGCCGGTATTGCTGCGAGCCGTGGGACAGTGCACCACGGATGCCATCTCCCCGGCGGGCCCCTGGCTGCGCTACCGCGGGCATCTCACGCGCATCAGCGACAACATGTTTACCGGCGCCAACAATGCCTTCGCGGACGCACCGGGCGCCGGCCGCAACGTGCTCACCGGCGCCGTCGAGGAGCCGCTGGCGCAAGTCGCCAAGGCCTACGCCGCGGCCGGTCTCGCCTGGGTGGCCGTGGGCGACTCGAACTACGGCGAGGGCAGCAGCCGCGAGCACGCAGCCATGTCGCCCCGCCTATTCGGCGCAGGCGCCGTGGTGGTGCGCAGCTTCGCGCGGATCCACGAGACGAACCTCAAGAAGCAAGGCATCTTGCCGCTGACCTTCGTGGATCCCGCCGACTACGACCGTATCCAGGCCGACGACCGGGTGAGTCTCTTGGACATCGATCGGCTGGCGCCTGGGCGTCCCCTGGCGGCACGCATCGAACACGCGGACGGCTCACAGGAGCAGATCCAGCTCGATCACACTCTGACCGACGACCAGATCGAATGGTTCTGGGCCGGGTCGGCCCTCAACCTGCTGCGCGAGCACGCCGGCGACTAA
- a CDS encoding ATP-binding protein → MVQPDHRDREIAALRQRLSRLSAASHRINESLEFDAVLQGVLDSARSLTAARYGVMTVFDDEGQVQDFLSSGLTAEQAEQLWLMPDGLRVFESLTGISEPMRVPDVAEYLRALGFTDYSIPLPVRVFSFLAAPMFHRGVRVGHVFVGGDDAGAEFSQADEEILVMFASQAALVIANARRHREERRARTDLETLVNTSPVGVVVFDAQTGAPVSSNREVTRIVDSLRDGDRPAQDLLEVVTCMRADGREVSLREFPLAEVLSSGETIRAEEIMLQVPDGRSVSALLNATPIHAEDGRLVSFVVTLQDLTPLEEQERLRAEFLGMVSHELRTPLAAVKGSITTLLETANELDPAEMTQFFHIIREQADQMRHLIGDLLDVARIETGSLSVDPEPADMHLLVADAKSMFQTGGARNALHVELAPDLPLVLADRRRIVQVLSNLLSNAAGYSPDGSPILLTVAREGVDLAVSVADEGRGIPADRLPHMFRKFSRQYGAAGGGVDGSGLGLAICKGIVEAHGGRIWAESEGPGLGSRVTFTLPTVAEAATAAPAPSLPASRQAAGNRVRVLAVDDDPQALRYVRDVLTRAGYAPIVTGDPADVPRLMEQESPHLVLLDLMLPGSDGIELMTDILKTADVPVIFLSVYGQDETVARAFDMGATDYVVKPFSPTELAARMRSALRKRLEPFQDEPSGPYAAAGLSIDYAERRVTVDGEPVELTATEYAVLYELAVHARRVLTHSVLLQRVWGPERVGDPWLVRDVVKRLRRKLGDDADNPKFIFTEPRVGYRMAVEEMSQTEDR, encoded by the coding sequence TTGGTCCAGCCAGACCACCGTGACCGGGAGATCGCGGCGCTGCGGCAACGCCTGTCGCGGCTGAGCGCGGCCAGCCATCGCATCAATGAGAGCCTGGAATTCGACGCGGTGCTGCAGGGGGTGCTCGACTCTGCTCGCTCTCTGACAGCTGCCCGATACGGGGTGATGACGGTCTTCGATGACGAGGGACAGGTGCAGGACTTCTTGTCGTCGGGATTGACGGCGGAGCAGGCCGAGCAGTTGTGGCTCATGCCGGACGGGCTGCGAGTCTTCGAGTCCCTCACCGGCATCTCGGAGCCTATGCGGGTCCCCGACGTGGCGGAATACCTCCGTGCCCTGGGATTCACTGACTACAGCATCCCTCTGCCGGTGCGCGTCTTCTCCTTCCTGGCGGCGCCCATGTTCCACCGGGGCGTGCGAGTGGGCCACGTATTCGTGGGCGGCGACGACGCTGGAGCGGAGTTCAGCCAGGCCGACGAGGAAATTCTGGTGATGTTCGCCTCCCAGGCGGCGCTGGTCATCGCCAATGCCCGCAGGCACCGGGAGGAGCGGCGGGCCAGGACGGACCTGGAAACGCTGGTGAACACCTCGCCGGTGGGTGTTGTGGTCTTCGACGCTCAGACCGGTGCGCCGGTGTCGTCCAACCGGGAGGTAACGCGCATCGTGGACAGTCTTCGGGACGGAGACCGGCCGGCGCAGGACCTGCTGGAGGTGGTGACCTGCATGCGCGCCGACGGCCGGGAGGTTTCCCTGCGGGAGTTTCCCCTAGCCGAGGTGCTCAGTTCGGGGGAGACGATCCGGGCCGAGGAGATCATGCTGCAGGTGCCCGACGGGCGGAGCGTCAGCGCCCTGCTCAACGCCACCCCCATCCATGCGGAGGACGGCCGGCTGGTCTCCTTCGTCGTCACCCTCCAGGACCTGACGCCGCTGGAGGAACAGGAGCGGCTGCGGGCCGAGTTCCTGGGCATGGTGAGCCACGAGCTCAGAACGCCCCTGGCGGCCGTCAAGGGCTCGATCACCACGTTGCTGGAGACCGCCAACGAGCTGGATCCCGCCGAGATGACGCAGTTCTTCCACATCATCCGCGAGCAGGCGGACCAGATGCGCCACCTCATCGGCGACCTGCTGGACGTGGCCCGCATCGAGACGGGCTCGCTCTCCGTGGACCCGGAGCCCGCGGACATGCACCTGCTGGTGGCTGACGCCAAGAGCATGTTCCAGACCGGAGGCGCGAGGAACGCCCTCCACGTGGAGCTGGCGCCGGACTTGCCCCTGGTGCTGGCCGACCGCCGGCGCATCGTCCAGGTGCTGAGCAACCTGCTGTCCAACGCTGCCGGGTACTCGCCCGACGGGTCGCCCATTCTGCTGACGGTGGCGCGAGAGGGAGTTGACCTGGCGGTGTCGGTGGCGGACGAGGGACGAGGCATACCGGCGGATCGCCTTCCCCACATGTTCCGCAAGTTCTCGCGGCAGTACGGCGCCGCCGGGGGCGGCGTCGACGGGTCGGGGCTGGGGCTTGCCATTTGCAAGGGCATCGTGGAGGCCCACGGCGGCCGCATCTGGGCCGAGAGCGAGGGACCCGGCTTGGGCTCGCGGGTCACCTTCACCCTTCCCACGGTGGCAGAGGCCGCAACCGCCGCGCCCGCCCCGTCCCTGCCCGCCTCGCGGCAGGCAGCCGGGAACCGGGTCCGCGTCCTGGCCGTGGACGACGATCCTCAGGCGCTCAGGTACGTCCGAGACGTCCTCACCAGGGCGGGCTACGCGCCCATCGTCACCGGCGATCCGGCCGACGTTCCCCGCCTCATGGAGCAGGAGAGTCCCCACCTGGTCCTGCTGGACTTGATGCTTCCGGGGAGTGACGGCATCGAGCTGATGACCGACATCCTGAAGACGGCGGACGTGCCGGTCATCTTCCTTTCGGTGTACGGCCAGGATGAGACCGTCGCCCGGGCCTTCGACATGGGGGCGACCGACTACGTGGTCAAGCCCTTCTCGCCGACGGAGCTGGCGGCGAGGATGAGGTCGGCCCTGCGGAAGCGGCTGGAGCCCTTCCAGGACGAGCCGTCGGGACCCTATGCCGCCGCTGGGCTGAGCATCGACTACGCCGAACGGCGGGTGACGGTGGACGGCGAACCGGTGGAACTGACGGCCACCGAATACGCGGTGCTCTACGAGCTGGCGGTCCATGCTCGCCGGGTGCTGACCCACAGCGTGCTGCTGCAGCGGGTCTGGGGTCCGGAACGGGTTGGTGATCCCTGGCTGGTTCGGGACGTGGTGAAGAGGCTCCGCCGCAAGCTGGGCGACGACGCGGACAACCCGAAGTTCATCTTCACCGAACCCCGCGTCGGCTACCGGATGGCCGTCGAGGAGATGTCGCAGACGGAGGACAGGTGA
- a CDS encoding 2TM domain-containing protein, translating into MPDPSPSDRAEAYRRATERVRARLGFAGHAAVWAAVAILLLIVNIIATPNFIWFFWPVVFWLIALALHGWAVFGPGLPMIERWRQREAAREFDRMQRQGDE; encoded by the coding sequence ATGCCTGACCCGTCACCAAGCGACCGCGCCGAGGCCTACCGCCGCGCGACCGAGCGCGTGCGGGCGCGATTGGGCTTCGCGGGTCACGCGGCGGTATGGGCGGCCGTTGCCATCCTGCTGCTGATCGTCAACATCATCGCCACCCCGAACTTCATCTGGTTCTTCTGGCCGGTGGTGTTCTGGCTGATCGCACTGGCGCTGCACGGCTGGGCGGTATTTGGTCCCGGCCTGCCCATGATCGAGCGCTGGCGGCAGCGCGAAGCCGCGCGGGAGTTCGACCGCATGCAGCGCCAGGGCGACGAGTGA
- a CDS encoding TIGR03936 family radical SAM-associated protein, with protein MDQEPPAEHHYLLRYAKTGDARYLSLHDVRRAWERATRRAGLPLAYSRGFRPKPRLTFGPPLAVGSEGLREVVVLSLREDVPPESVRERLACATADGLAVGDVQRVARRKFKTAWATYELQPENPPDDLATQVEQLLASPAVVIQRDARGGRPSRPRDIRPGLIELAVGPDDGLHARLSLRDGSIVTPRDLASALGVEFGGVVRTEIETELPE; from the coding sequence ATGGACCAAGAACCACCCGCCGAGCACCACTACCTCCTCCGCTACGCCAAGACGGGCGACGCCCGGTATCTGTCGCTGCACGACGTGCGCCGGGCGTGGGAGCGCGCCACGCGCCGCGCCGGTCTGCCATTGGCCTATAGCCGCGGATTTCGCCCCAAGCCCCGGCTGACCTTCGGCCCGCCGCTCGCGGTAGGGTCCGAGGGCCTGCGCGAGGTCGTGGTGCTGTCGCTGCGGGAGGACGTGCCGCCGGAGTCGGTTCGCGAGCGGCTGGCCTGCGCAACCGCCGACGGCTTGGCCGTCGGCGATGTCCAACGGGTCGCGCGACGCAAGTTCAAGACGGCCTGGGCGACCTATGAACTCCAGCCTGAGAATCCGCCCGACGACCTGGCAACACAGGTGGAGCAGCTGCTCGCGTCGCCCGCCGTCGTGATTCAGCGCGACGCCCGTGGCGGCCGACCCTCCCGGCCGCGGGACATTCGACCCGGGCTGATCGAACTCGCGGTTGGACCGGACGACGGTCTGCATGCCCGCCTGAGCCTCCGGGACGGCTCCATCGTCACGCCACGCGATCTCGCGTCGGCGCTGGGCGTCGAATTCGGCGGCGTCGTCAGGACCGAGATCGAGACCGAGCTGCCCGAGTGA
- a CDS encoding Nif3-like dinuclear metal center hexameric protein — protein MSERRDDLIAFLDATLDVAAFPDYGPMGLQVVGSERVERVVTAVSSSLALFGQAARVGAQLVVVHHGLFWDRDSRVVTRVMRDRLRALFDADISLAAYHLALDAHDSLGNNAQIVRALGLEPEPTPFAMSGGQAIGKIGRAPQPLTPAVLVERVEAAIGRPHATCMHGPASIRRVAVCSGGGASFIQEAQGLGADALLTGDMAEPAEMLARELGIHFIAAGHYATEVFGVRALAGRIAEQRDCEAMFLDLPTIA, from the coding sequence GTGTCGGAGCGCCGCGACGACCTGATCGCGTTTCTGGACGCCACGCTGGACGTGGCCGCGTTTCCAGACTATGGGCCCATGGGCCTGCAGGTGGTCGGCAGCGAGCGCGTCGAGCGGGTCGTCACCGCCGTCAGCTCCAGCCTGGCGCTGTTCGGGCAGGCCGCGCGAGTCGGGGCGCAACTAGTCGTGGTGCACCACGGGCTCTTCTGGGACCGTGACAGCCGGGTGGTCACTCGGGTCATGCGCGATCGGCTGCGCGCGCTGTTCGACGCCGACATCAGCCTGGCCGCCTACCACCTGGCGCTGGACGCGCACGACAGCCTGGGCAACAACGCGCAGATCGTGCGGGCCCTCGGCCTCGAGCCTGAGCCCACGCCGTTCGCGATGAGCGGTGGTCAGGCCATCGGCAAGATCGGCCGTGCGCCTCAACCGCTGACGCCCGCGGTGCTGGTGGAGCGCGTCGAAGCCGCCATTGGCCGACCGCACGCCACCTGCATGCACGGACCGGCCTCGATTCGGCGCGTCGCGGTGTGCAGCGGCGGCGGCGCGTCGTTTATTCAGGAGGCGCAGGGCCTCGGCGCCGACGCCCTGCTCACGGGCGACATGGCCGAGCCGGCGGAGATGCTCGCGCGCGAGCTTGGCATCCATTTCATCGCCGCCGGGCACTATGCCACCGAGGTCTTCGGGGTTCGCGCCCTGGCCGGCCGCATCGCCGAGCAGCGCGACTGCGAGGCGATGTTCCTCGACCTGCCGACGATCGCTTAG